The following DNA comes from Halobacillus litoralis.
GGGCACAGCTCGAAACCTTCCGAGGTGTCAACTTTAACTCCATAAACAAATTCCCCACCTATAAATTCATGACGCACAATATAAGGTTCAGGGGCTTCTATATATTGCTGAATCAGTGTAATCCCATCCACGGGCTCTTCAAACGAATCACCATCCAAATATTCACGCAAGGCTTCTTTGGAATGGAAAAGTTGAACCCCTTGCCCTTTCCCTGCACGGTTGTGTTTCGTTATAAACGAATTCACACCTAATTGGTGAGCGGCTTCCAGGATATTTTCTTTCCCTACTGCTGAAATGGTTCCCGGGGTTTGAATACCGGCCTGATTCAAAGCCATATACTGATTGACTTTACTAACCTCTAACCGCAGCGCGCGACTTCCATTGACGACCGTTCGATCATGACGTTCCAGCCATGCCAAGACAGCCTCTGTAAATTCCGGGGCATAGCGGTGATCTCTTGTATGTGAAGAGGCACTGATCCGATTATAAAAAATCCCTTCCGGCGGTACACTTGTCAGGTCAAGGGTGCCAGCATCCAAATGCCACAACTCAAACGGAAGATTCAATTCTTCTAATCGCTGTGTTAAATGATCGGTCCACTCATCGTTCTCATGGAGAATGTAAATTTTGCTCATCGAACCGGCTCCTTTCTAAATAATTCTCACATTCATTTTATCAATAAAACCTATAGGGTTACTAGGGATAAACCTCAAGAAAGTGAGAACCCGCTTTTCACTAAGGGAAAGCGGGTTCTTCTCTAAATAGTAATTATCCAGCTTTTGAAGTAATGATTTTCTCTTCTTTTCTTCCTTTATTCTTAAGGAGCTGCCTTACGAACCATAAAACGACAGCCAGCCAAATGATTGCACCAATCACCATTGAGGTAGAATAAGATAGGCCGAATCCTTCTGGAGCGTAAAAGATATACGAACTTACAACTGCTGTCATGAATAATGCAGGAACACTGCAAATCCAGTGGAACTTGTGATTTTTCAAAAGATACATAGCACCTGTCCAAAGCATGACTGTAGCGACCACCTGATTAGACCAGCCTACGTACCGCCAAAGAAAGCTGTAATCCATTTGTGTAAGCATAAACGTCGGTACTGCTACTGGGAGAGCGAATATGATAGGTATCCATTTACCATTCAAGCTCTTCTTACTCACTTGTCTTGCAAAATCGACAAGCATCATCCGTGAAGAACGTAAAGCGGTATCTCCAGTTGTGATCGGAAGAATGATAACTCCGAGTACAGCTAAAATGCCACCAAATGTTCCAAGTGTAGTTGTACTGATTTCGTTGACCACACCTGCCGGGCCTCCATTAGCAAGTGCAGATTGCAAGCCTCCCGTACTGCCGAAGAAGGTCATTCCAGCAGCAGCCCAAATCAGCGCAATAATTCCTTCAGCAATCATTGCACCGTAAAAGACTTTGCGTCCTTCACTCTCTTTTTTCAGCGTACGGGCAAGGATTGGACTTTGGGTACTATGGAAACCTGAAATGGCCCCGCAAGAGATTGTTACCATTAACATCGGCCAGACGGGTAATTCCTCTGGATGGAGATTACTCAACGTTAAATTCGGAATAGGCTGATCGAAGAAAAACATGCCTACACCGATAGAAACAGCCATAAAAATCAAAACGGCACCAAAAATAGGATATACTTTTCCGATAATTTTATTGATTGGCAGCAATGTCGCTATTAAAAAATAAGCAAAAATGATCAGGATGGATGTGAAAAAACCGAGTGGTGTCACTTCTGCCATCAACTGGGCAGGTCCAGCTGTAAATGCAGCAGCTACTAATACCATCAAACCAATGGACAAAAGATTGATGATTGACTGGGCAGGTCTGCCTAAGTATTTCCCCACAAGACTCGGGTACTGCGCCCCATTGTGTCTAAGTGATAGCATCCCCGAAAAGTAATCATGCACGGCTCCAGCGAATATCGAGCCGACAACAATCCATATAAAAGCGACCGGTCCATACAAAGCTCCTAATACTGCTCCGAAAATAGGTCCCAGCCCAGCGATATTGAGTAATTGGATAAGACTCGCTTTCCACCAGCTCATTGGCATGTAGTCAAATCCGTCATTCTTCTTGTATGCAGGGGTTGTGTTCTGATCATTGATTCCAAAAATCCGTTCGACAACTTTTGCATATACAAGATATCCGACTATTAGTAGTACAATTGATGCGATAAATGTAATCATCGCTGAGCCTCCTCTCAAACATTAATGTAAGGATATTCTAGCGATAGCTTTGTCGAAAAACAACCCATTTTCTGAAAATTGATTTTTTTATCTTTTTTTTCTTAGAAATAAAGCGTTTGCACTTAATTAGGTATCAATATTTGAGTCCCCTCATAAGCAGGGCCTCTTCTCTCAGAATCAACTTCATATTGATCATTAAATGGTTTGTGAAAAAAGTTATAGTGTTAACAAGAAATTAATCCAGTCAATTTGTAGGAAAAGAATGTTCGTGTAGTACATAATATCGCAGGTCGAAATTAAAAATTCCACGAATTATAGAAAAAGACCCCCTGTGGATTCACAGAGGGTCATCATTTAAATTAAAAAACCTGCCACCCTTTTTAGAAATGGTTAAGTTTCCCGCAGTCGTTTCCGAATGCAAGAGTGGCATTAAATTTAAGTTACCATAGAAATTTAGGCATTTCAACTTTTGGCATATGATACTTCAACTATGTATCCTTAATTAACACGATTCATATCGATTTGCACATTGGCAGCTGTTCTTTTTCTGAATCGATTCAATAAATCATCTAATTCTTGTGAAATACGCACCAACTCTTCATCAGCAGGATTATTATTATATAACTCATACATACGAATTCGCAGTTCTTCAATTTGCTGTTCTAATTTCTCCTTGTACATAATTTTCACTCCTCTAAATTATAAAATACCCTCAATGGATGCGGTTAAACGATTATTTCCAAAACTTTTTCCGAGTTGATTTCTTTAATTATCGAATGGGAACCGCTCTTTTCTTTTATCGGTCTTAGGAAGAATAACGTAAGCCTTTTTCACTATTTGTTTCTGGATGTAAATGTCGTTTATTGCCCAGGAAATGAAAATAATTTCACTTCAAGTCGAAAAGTGTTAGGATTAATGAAAAATAATCATAGGAGTGAATGTCATGTTCAAATCTGTATCTACTGATCAAGCCCCGAGCGCTATTGGACCTTATTCACAGGCAACCGACCTGGGAAACCTTATATTCATTTCTGGTCAAATTCCTTTGAACGCAGAAACAATGGAATTTGTATCTGATGATGTAAAAGAACAAACAGCACAAGTAATGAAAAATATTGGTGCCATCCTGAAAGAAGCTGGACTTACTTATCAAAACCTTGTAAAAATGAACATTTACCTTGATTCCATGGACAATTTCGCTATTGTCAATGAAGTTTATGCCAGTTACTTAAATGAACCATATCCTGCACGCGCAGCTGTCGAGGTCAGTAAACTTCCTAAAGGGGCAAAAGTTGAAATCGAAGCGATTGCCGCACGAGGGTAACCGGTCTTTTAGTATATTTGAAAATATTGGTTTTACAAACGGTGGCTTTGAATCATACTACCTATATAAAAGGAAAGCAGAGCATACAATAAGGCTCTGCTTTTTTAATCCTCGTCTTTTACATCCGGGTCCTCCGGGATTGGTTCACTCAAATATTCTTGAATCATCATCCGGTACTTTTCCATTTGGTCGAGATGGTTATCAAATTGATTTTTATTGATTAAATAGCGATCTCCGTCATGTAAGGTTTTGATTTTATTGTGCCGGATAATATGCAAAATATAGTCTTCCGGTAATTCCAAGTACGCGGCGGTTTCTTTGACTGTCAAATACATCTATTCACCACCTTTACCACCTCAATAATACCATTTTTCCGTCCTCTATTCTATGACTAAAAAGCCCGGGGTTTGTTTCTTCCCCCTCAAGGGAAGGTTTATGATGAACAAACAAAATGATAAGTGGGTGTGAACATAATGGATGCATCAATGAACAACAGCAAGGAAATAAGAGAAGCCAAAGAAGAAATCAAACCATGGATACGTCGAGTAGGGCGAGTCGGGTTCATGGCCAAGGGGACTGTCTACTTTTTCATTGGCATCCTGACGATAATGGCCGTGCTGGGCTTAGGCGGGAAAAAAACCGGCACGAATGGTATGTTTCGTTCATTAGCCAGTATCCGGTTTGGGGAAATCCTTCTTTGGGCAATCGGAACCGGATTGATCGGGTACATCCTATGGATCTTCATCAAAGTATTCAAAGACCCTGAAAATTATGGAAATGATATAAAAGGTGTGATTACTCGCACCGGTTATTTAGTCGGCGGCATCATATATTCCGGCCTGGCTTACAATGCATTCAAAATTGCAATCAGCGTAGGAACTGGAAGTGGGAACACAGAACAGACCATGTCTGCCAGACTCCTTTCCCAACCCTTAGGTCAATGGATAGTCGGCCTCGTTGGAGTGATCATCATCGGTTATGGAGTCTATGAGTTTTATCAGGGAGCCTCATGCAGCTTCATGAAAAAATTCCATATTAGTGATATGGATAAAAAGAAACAGATGATCGCTAAAAATGCAGGACGCTTTGGTCTATCGGCTCGTGGCATAGTTCTTGTCCTCATAGGTTTCTTCTTCGTTCAAACGGCACTTTCCTCAAACCCCAACGAAGCTAAGGGGCTAGATGGAGCATTATCAGAGCTCTCTCAACAACCACACGGACAATGGCTCTTAGCTGTTGCTGCGGTAGGATTGATTCTTTATGGAATTTATCAAATGGTAAGAGGAAGATATACAAGAATGAACTTCGGAAAAAATGAATGATTCCAGATCAAAAGCGCAAGCGCCTTGTTCACCCCCGACAAGCTTAAGCAAACCTTTGAAGTGGCAGCGTTTTTTTGCCATTGCAAAGGGCTTGCTTAAGACCTCGAGGGGGTAGGCGCTGGAGCTGGATGTATCAAAAGCGCAGGCGCCTTGTTCTTCACCGACAAGCATAGGAACAATTGTTTTATCATTTTCCTTACAGCAAAAAAAGCCTCCCCTGATCAGGGAAGGCTTTTCGAATTTTGTCGCGAATGTACCGACGACCACATTCGTCGTTTAGCTTTATAAAAAGCATATACTTCGTCTTACACAAACAGCTCATCGCCCTAATACTATACCATCCTATAAAATAGAAAGCAATGATATTTTTGCAGGACACCCTTTGTGCTATACTTGGTCATAAACACGATAGGAAGCAACTTCGAAAACAAAGGGATGATATGAGAACGACTTCTGCAACTGGATTATGATAGACAAGATCTCGGGCTTAGTTTAATAAATCACACTTGGTCTATTTACGATAAAAGAACAAACCTCAGGAGGATTATATGCTTACATTTGAAGAAAAGCTCAGCATCATCGAAGAATTCCCAGAACTTGAAAAGAAAGAAATTTCCCTTGGTCGTGTTAACTTCCACTATGAGGAAAGTCTTTATGAAAAACAAATCGTTGTTTACCGCCTGCACCCGAATGGCAATGGATTTGTATTTGCAGGTGAGATTGAAGACCACCCCACAGATGACAAAGGAATGGTCAATATCAAAGATTTCAGTGCTGAAGGGCTTCGCGAACTTATCCGGGAGGCGATTGAATCCCTTTCCCTATCCCCTGCCGAAAAGAACCCCGTCATGGAAGAGTGGCTGAATACAAATGGCCAGGCTCTCATACTGATGAGAGAAGACGATGGCTTCAATGTGTATGCAGATGAGCAGTTGGAAGGTGCGTTCAATTCTTATGAAGAAGCTGTAAATTTCCTGGAGCAAGAAGGGTTCAGCCGCTTATAAAAAAACAGTCTGTCAGATGACATAGGATGAGTAACAGAGGAGATTTTTTTCCACTCTGTTGCTCTTTTTTTATGTCTTTTTGAGATTCACTTCTTTTCACAAACAGTGCCCCTTTCGTTTTTTCTTTCCCCGGCCCCCTACTGAATAACATTCAGCTATTCCCTTCTGTAAATAACCTGCCATGCAAGTCACACTTCCTTCTTCAGGCATATGCTATTGAAAAACGACGGAGGTTTCTATGTACACATATCCCTATAATTTTCGGCAGCAACCTGCTGGAACATCAAATATTTTTGCGTTTGCCCAAGGAGACGTGAATGGTGATTACATTCAAGATCAAGTTTATCTTGTAGGACAAAAAACGTCGGATAGTCCTTATATCACTGACATCACTTTAATCATTCAAGATGGCCGGTCTAATTTGTTCTATAATGTACCTCTGAAAACAAACATGGGGTATCAACCTCGTCTGTTCCTGGGAGACTTCACAGGGGATGGCACCGATGACATATTGATAAGTATGGATTCAGGGGGAAGCGGCGGGTTTGGTTACTATTACCTTTATTCTTTTGTTAACAACCAACCGATGGTGCTTTTCGATTACGAGACCTTTGACGAAACTTACAAATATGTGGTCAATTATCAAGATCAATACAAAGTTGAAGTGATAAATCAAACGTTGAATCTATCTTTCATCATTGATTTGAGCAACCGGGACCAGGAATATTTAGATGGAATTTATAATCAGGACGGAACTCTGAAAGCACCATTGCAAGGATGGGTTTCAGGATTGAACCAGCTTTATCCTGTCGACTTTGATGGTGACGGGGTATATGATTTATACGCTTTACAAAGAATCGTCGGTCAATATAATGCAGATGGACTTGGACTGGTCCAGACGCCATTAAGCTGGGATGGGCAGCGCTTCAGTTCATTTTTTGATAATCAATACGCAGCTGTCCTCGGAACGGCAGCAGACTCCTGATGGGGGCCTCCCTCTTCATAACAATCGCATTAAATACCTGGTACAAACATCCCTTTTTTGTACCAGGTGTTTTTATTGTGTTGTCATGTTAATTAGTTTCCTTGATTGTATCGACATCCAATACCTTCATCTCTCCTAATCTAAAAACTAGTTATAGTATTATGAAATAGGGAATAGGAAGAACAACGGATAGGATAGGAGAGGAGAACGATATGGAAAAATTGAACGCACGTTTAGCGAAATACTTTAAAAATAACCAGACTAAATTAGTAAATGAACTTTTACCGCAAACTCTCGATGAACTTGATATCGTCTATAATGATAATGACTTGAATTATCATTTTGAAATGTTGCGTCTACTTTTGGATCGGGTCGGGGAAAGTTTACTGCAGCCACCTGAAGAAATGAGTGCAGCTGAAATCGGTTATGATACAGACAATTATTTATACTCACAAGGAGTTCTTTTGAAACAAACCGTCGACGTGCTCAGCGTCTTCAGACTGTCTTTAATAAAACATATGCGAAGGTCCGATTTGATCCAAGAAGCAGAAGTGGAAGAGGGTTTCCTAGTAACGGAACAAGTCGTAACCGCATTTGATGCTGCCATCCGGGCCACGACGGATAGTTATAACCGCACGAAGGAGTCGGAACATGAAGAAATGGAAAAACACTTGAACACGGTTTCTTCTCCGGTAGTCTTGATTGATGAATTTCAAGCTGTCCTTCCTTTAGTCGGTGAGTTTTCACCTGAGCGTTTCGATGTCGTCAAAGATCACACCTTGCACAAGGTAAAAGAACACGGCCTCCGTCTCTTGTTTATCGATTTTTCAGGAATCGCCACCTTTGATGAAGTATTCATCAACGATTTATTCAATTTGACAAAAACGATTAAATTGTTGGGCACGCGCACTGTTTTGACAGGGATTCGCACTGAAATGGCCGTGGCAGCTATCCAATCAGAAATGAATTTCGAAGAATTAGAAACTTTTAGTGATTTGAAGCAGGCACTAATTACCATCAATGACTCAAAAGTATAAGGGGGGATAACAATGCTTCGTGTCGCCTTATTAAGCCGATGGCATGTCCACGCCGATGATTATGCTGCAGAAGCGTCCGCTCACCCGCTTGTCTCGATCGACAAAGTATGGGATGAAGATGCTGAAAGAGGAAAGTCATGGGCAGAGGAGCTGGGTGTTCCTTTCGAAGATGATGTTAGTTCCATTTTCCATGACCCGCACATTGACGCCATTATCCTCACAAGCTCTACTGCCCGTCATCACGATCTATTGGTGGAAGCGGCAAAATATGGAAAGCACATTTTTACAGAGAAGGTCTTAACTTTAACTAAAAACGATGATGAAAAAGTCTTGACTGCGGTTGCAAAAGCCCAGATCAAGTTCATGATTTCGATGCCAAGATTGACAGCTGATTATTATTTGTATGCGCAAAAAATGATGGATCAAGGTGTTCTCGGACAAGTGAACATGATCCGCTGCCGGGTGGCCCATAACGGTGCTGTTCCGAACGGGCAACATTCAACCGGGTGGCTTCCTGAACGTTTCTTCGATGCCGAACAATGTGGTGGAGGGTCGCTGGTTGATCTAGGTGCCCATCCCATTTATTTAGCAAACCGATTAGCAGGAAAACCACAATATGTAAGCGCAAGACTCCACTCACTGATGGGGCGAGGGGTCGATGACCACGCTGCTGTTACTGTTGAATATGATTCAGGGATACTTGCAGTCTTAGAAACGAGCTTCATATCTACAGGGAGTCCTTTTCAATTAGAATTGTATGGTACAGAAGGCACTCTATTAATTGAGAGCGACCAAATTCGTGTGAAAAGTGAAAAACATGGACTGGAAAAGTGGACGCCCCCTGCTGAGCTGCCGCAGCCCCTGGAAACTCCTTTTGAACAGTGGGTCAAGGAAATAATAGAGGGCACTCCTCCGTCCATTACAGTGAAAGATGCTCAGGATCTCACACTTGTGAATGAAGCAGCAGCTATTTCCCATCAAGAGGGATGTCGTGTGGAAATTCAACCATAAAAAAGAAGTTATAAAGAACGCCCGCCTTTCAATGAGGAAAGGCGGGCGTTCTTTTAATTTCTTTTTGAAGGGTAAGTAGGGTGCGGGGCATACCTCTGAATAATTCTTCGTTCTGCTCTCCATTCCATTCAAAACCGTTTTTTTGAAAAAAACGCAAACTTTCAAAATTATCTTCATACACTTCGGCAAATATATCTTTCACCCCAAAATCTCTATTGATTTCATCAAGGAACAGCTGCAACGCTTTTGTTCCAATGCCACTTCCTCGCTCTTCGGCGACTACGATACCCAGAAAGTCTCTCTTTTGGGTACGAAAAAGCTCTAACTTTCCAATGACCCGTCCTTCAGTTTCAATTGCTTTCAGTAGTAAATTAGGCTTTTCTCCACTGAAGTACGCACCATAAGAATGCCTGAATTGCTCAAAAGTCCTGGGAACATCCACACCCGTCTTTACTTGCAGTTCTTCATCCATCTCCCATTTATGTAATGTCTTTAAATGATGATGCTGTATATTGACTATTTTTACACTCATCGTTTGTTCACCTCTATAATATAAGCGAGTACCAGGGGCTCGCCCTGGTACTCGTTTTATTCCCTATTCACATGAATACCAACCATTTTCATCGAGTCGTAAACTTTGGAAAACGGATGAATATAGCGATGATCCCTGATAATGCAAGAAGGATTGGATACAAGCAGAAAGGAACGACCGAGACAGGTGAAATACTCGCCACTCCTGCCACAGAAAGTATTTGCGCACCATAAGGAAGCAACCCTTGGACAGAACTTGAGAAAATATCCAAAATACTGGCAGACCTTCTAGCATCAATATCAAACCTTGCAGATATCTGTTTGGCTAAAGGACCTGCCGTGATAATCGAAATTGTATTGTTCGCTGTAGATACGTTAACAGCGCTCACAAGACCAGCGATGCCGAACTCGCCTCCTCGCTTGGAGTTGGCACCACGACTTATTTTATGCAACAAATACTCGATTCCGCCGTTTTGACGAATTAGTTCTACAAGTCCGCCTAAAAGTATAACGACTAAGGCCAACTCCTGCATACTGGAGAAGCCGTCACCCACAAGCGTGACGAATTCCATTAAGGTGAAGTCTCCCATCATCAGACCCACGATCCCAGCAAAACCGATACCTCCCATCAACACATAAATCACGTTCACACCGATGAGCGCAAAGATGAGGACCCCTAAATAAGGAAGAACTTTCACCAATTCAAAAGGATGCTCGCCTTGAAGTGTTGTAGAAGCATCTGCCGTCAATACACCAAAAATGATTGCCGTTCCGATGGCGGCAGGCAAAACAATAAAGAAATTCGCCCGGAACTTATCTTTCATTTCTGTGCCCTGGGTTCGCACAGCAGCAATAGTCGTATCAGAAATGATGGAAAGATTATCCCCGAACATCGCACCACTGACCACCGCCCCCATAGTGAGAGCGACGGCTACATCTGTCTGATCAGCAATCCCCATCCCGATTGGAGCCAGGGCTACAATCGTTCCAACAGATGTACCCATCGAAATGGAGATGAAGCAAGCGATAATGAAAAGACCGACAACCAAAAGATTACCTGGCAATATGCTCAATCCTAAATTGACAGTCGAATCGACAGCTTTCATCCCTTCAGCAACAGTGGAAAATGCCCCAGCCAAGAGAAAGATGATCACCATCAAAATGATATTCGAATGGCCCCCTCCTTCCGTCAACTGCTGCAGCTTTGATTGAAAGTCTGTGCGCCTGTTCATGAACAGGGCGACGAGAATGGCGACAAACAAAGCCACCAAGACCGGCATTTGATAGAAATCCCCGGTGAGGATTCCCGAACCGATGAAGAGTAATATAAATACACCAAAGGGAAGTAAACTCCATCCATTCCCTTGTTTGTTTTGAATATCTTCCATAAAAATTCCCTCTTTCTTATATACCAAGCTCTTTCATACACTACAATACACCAATCCATAATAGCAAGGAGCTCTATCAGTTGCAAAACAAGCTGATGTAAAACATTTCGCTTAGCGATAATTTTTTCAGGAATAAATTAAAAAGACCCCCCCAAAAAAATATGCAGATCCGAAACCTCTGAATGTAATGACCTCCCCTATTGATAAATATTAAGGCGCAGCTGGAATTCAGCTGCGCCTTTTTGCGTTTCAATTATTCAGATTGAACTCCAACAGGCAGAGTCGGTGTACACCAATGTAAGCTGATTTATATCCCTGCCCTTTCTACTTGAAAAACTCCCCGATTCTCTTAATCCATTATCATAGGCTAAGAAAACCAACACTCATAGTACTCATTACTATGTTCAAAAGAATAAAAGATGGGCAAGGAGTGCTGCAATCGGCAAGGTAATCACCGTACGTTGCAAGAAAATGACAAACAGCTCGAAAAAGTTGATCGGGATCTTCGATTTAATTAAAAGAATACCGATTTCAGACATATAAATGAGTTGTGTCAGAGACATGACCCCAATGACAAAACGCGTCAACTCAGATTCGATGCCGCTCCCGATGACCGCCGGCAGGAACATATCCGCAAATCCGACAATCATTGCCGGGGCTGCTTCTGCTGCTTCAGGTATT
Coding sequences within:
- a CDS encoding ATP-grasp domain-containing protein; amino-acid sequence: MSKIYILHENDEWTDHLTQRLEELNLPFELWHLDAGTLDLTSVPPEGIFYNRISASSHTRDHRYAPEFTEAVLAWLERHDRTVVNGSRALRLEVSKVNQYMALNQAGIQTPGTISAVGKENILEAAHQLGVNSFITKHNRAGKGQGVQLFHSKEALREYLDGDSFEEPVDGITLIQQYIEAPEPYIVRHEFIGGEFVYGVKVDTSEGFELCPADACSIEDLYCPTDAESQKTKAKFEVLENYHPSIVDQYKEFLKRQNIQVAGIEAIKDKDGNLYTYDVNTNTNYNSDAEEKAGIYGMLELAEYLGGLLEKAEG
- a CDS encoding carbon starvation CstA family protein, producing MITFIASIVLLIVGYLVYAKVVERIFGINDQNTTPAYKKNDGFDYMPMSWWKASLIQLLNIAGLGPIFGAVLGALYGPVAFIWIVVGSIFAGAVHDYFSGMLSLRHNGAQYPSLVGKYLGRPAQSIINLLSIGLMVLVAAAFTAGPAQLMAEVTPLGFFTSILIIFAYFLIATLLPINKIIGKVYPIFGAVLIFMAVSIGVGMFFFDQPIPNLTLSNLHPEELPVWPMLMVTISCGAISGFHSTQSPILARTLKKESEGRKVFYGAMIAEGIIALIWAAAGMTFFGSTGGLQSALANGGPAGVVNEISTTTLGTFGGILAVLGVIILPITTGDTALRSSRMMLVDFARQVSKKSLNGKWIPIIFALPVAVPTFMLTQMDYSFLWRYVGWSNQVVATVMLWTGAMYLLKNHKFHWICSVPALFMTAVVSSYIFYAPEGFGLSYSTSMVIGAIIWLAVVLWFVRQLLKNKGRKEEKIITSKAG
- a CDS encoding aspartyl-phosphate phosphatase Spo0E family protein, with amino-acid sequence MYKEKLEQQIEELRIRMYELYNNNPADEELVRISQELDDLLNRFRKRTAANVQIDMNRVN
- a CDS encoding RidA family protein, whose translation is MFKSVSTDQAPSAIGPYSQATDLGNLIFISGQIPLNAETMEFVSDDVKEQTAQVMKNIGAILKEAGLTYQNLVKMNIYLDSMDNFAIVNEVYASYLNEPYPARAAVEVSKLPKGAKVEIEAIAARG
- a CDS encoding excisionase family DNA-binding protein: MYLTVKETAAYLELPEDYILHIIRHNKIKTLHDGDRYLINKNQFDNHLDQMEKYRMMIQEYLSEPIPEDPDVKDED
- a CDS encoding DUF1206 domain-containing protein; its protein translation is MDASMNNSKEIREAKEEIKPWIRRVGRVGFMAKGTVYFFIGILTIMAVLGLGGKKTGTNGMFRSLASIRFGEILLWAIGTGLIGYILWIFIKVFKDPENYGNDIKGVITRTGYLVGGIIYSGLAYNAFKIAISVGTGSGNTEQTMSARLLSQPLGQWIVGLVGVIIIGYGVYEFYQGASCSFMKKFHISDMDKKKQMIAKNAGRFGLSARGIVLVLIGFFFVQTALSSNPNEAKGLDGALSELSQQPHGQWLLAVAAVGLILYGIYQMVRGRYTRMNFGKNE
- a CDS encoding VCBS repeat-containing protein; protein product: MYTYPYNFRQQPAGTSNIFAFAQGDVNGDYIQDQVYLVGQKTSDSPYITDITLIIQDGRSNLFYNVPLKTNMGYQPRLFLGDFTGDGTDDILISMDSGGSGGFGYYYLYSFVNNQPMVLFDYETFDETYKYVVNYQDQYKVEVINQTLNLSFIIDLSNRDQEYLDGIYNQDGTLKAPLQGWVSGLNQLYPVDFDGDGVYDLYALQRIVGQYNADGLGLVQTPLSWDGQRFSSFFDNQYAAVLGTAADS
- a CDS encoding STAS domain-containing protein; protein product: MEKLNARLAKYFKNNQTKLVNELLPQTLDELDIVYNDNDLNYHFEMLRLLLDRVGESLLQPPEEMSAAEIGYDTDNYLYSQGVLLKQTVDVLSVFRLSLIKHMRRSDLIQEAEVEEGFLVTEQVVTAFDAAIRATTDSYNRTKESEHEEMEKHLNTVSSPVVLIDEFQAVLPLVGEFSPERFDVVKDHTLHKVKEHGLRLLFIDFSGIATFDEVFINDLFNLTKTIKLLGTRTVLTGIRTEMAVAAIQSEMNFEELETFSDLKQALITINDSKV
- a CDS encoding Gfo/Idh/MocA family protein, producing MLRVALLSRWHVHADDYAAEASAHPLVSIDKVWDEDAERGKSWAEELGVPFEDDVSSIFHDPHIDAIILTSSTARHHDLLVEAAKYGKHIFTEKVLTLTKNDDEKVLTAVAKAQIKFMISMPRLTADYYLYAQKMMDQGVLGQVNMIRCRVAHNGAVPNGQHSTGWLPERFFDAEQCGGGSLVDLGAHPIYLANRLAGKPQYVSARLHSLMGRGVDDHAAVTVEYDSGILAVLETSFISTGSPFQLELYGTEGTLLIESDQIRVKSEKHGLEKWTPPAELPQPLETPFEQWVKEIIEGTPPSITVKDAQDLTLVNEAAAISHQEGCRVEIQP
- a CDS encoding GNAT family N-acetyltransferase translates to MSVKIVNIQHHHLKTLHKWEMDEELQVKTGVDVPRTFEQFRHSYGAYFSGEKPNLLLKAIETEGRVIGKLELFRTQKRDFLGIVVAEERGSGIGTKALQLFLDEINRDFGVKDIFAEVYEDNFESLRFFQKNGFEWNGEQNEELFRGMPRTLLTLQKEIKRTPAFPH
- a CDS encoding Na+/H+ antiporter NhaC family protein, producing the protein MQNKQGNGWSLLPFGVFILLFIGSGILTGDFYQMPVLVALFVAILVALFMNRRTDFQSKLQQLTEGGGHSNIILMVIIFLLAGAFSTVAEGMKAVDSTVNLGLSILPGNLLVVGLFIIACFISISMGTSVGTIVALAPIGMGIADQTDVAVALTMGAVVSGAMFGDNLSIISDTTIAAVRTQGTEMKDKFRANFFIVLPAAIGTAIIFGVLTADASTTLQGEHPFELVKVLPYLGVLIFALIGVNVIYVLMGGIGFAGIVGLMMGDFTLMEFVTLVGDGFSSMQELALVVILLGGLVELIRQNGGIEYLLHKISRGANSKRGGEFGIAGLVSAVNVSTANNTISIITAGPLAKQISARFDIDARRSASILDIFSSSVQGLLPYGAQILSVAGVASISPVSVVPFCLYPILLALSGIIAIFIRFPKFTTR